In Necator americanus strain Aroian chromosome IV, whole genome shotgun sequence, the following proteins share a genomic window:
- a CDS encoding hypothetical protein (NECATOR_CHRIV.G15040.T1): MAPVSSRYQQPTGMPYANPGHFGGKFRIADGIKFNTNSHFYKASPIEYFGSRYPSLFEVKHRKLSVSSHQ; this comes from the exons ATGGCTCCAGTCAGCTCTAG GTATCAACAGCCTACGGGTATGCCGTACGCCAATCCAGGACATTTTGGAGGAAAATTTCGGATTGCGGATGGC ATAAAGTTCAACACAAACAGTCATTTCTACAAAGCCTCGCCTATAGAATATTTTGGCTCAAGATATCCATCACTTTTTGAAGTGAAGCACCGGAAGTTGTCGGTCTCCTCGCACCAATAA